The Candidatus Nanohalococcus occultus genome contains a region encoding:
- a CDS encoding M24 family metallopeptidase: MERIKAIRKAADIASQTMGFAREQEAVGMTEKELAEMIDERMRELGASRNAFDTIVGAGENGAEIHHVPDDRVICEGEPVVIDLGCVYNEYCSDMTRTVVFGGSPGEKYREVFEAVKESQRKAISAVRAGVNARDVDAAARDYLEEKGWGKNFVHSTGHGVGKKVHEKPSLSPGSEDKLEEGNVVTIEPGVYIEGEFGVRIEDLMVVREEDYEILGR; encoded by the coding sequence ATGGAGAGAATCAAAGCAATCAGGAAGGCTGCTGATATAGCTAGCCAGACAATGGGTTTTGCGAGAGAGCAAGAGGCGGTTGGGATGACGGAAAAAGAGCTGGCGGAAATGATAGATGAGAGGATGAGAGAGTTAGGGGCTAGCCGGAACGCCTTCGATACCATCGTCGGGGCGGGAGAGAACGGAGCCGAGATACACCATGTGCCTGACGATCGAGTGATATGTGAGGGCGAGCCTGTGGTTATCGACCTGGGTTGTGTGTACAACGAGTACTGTAGTGACATGACGAGAACTGTTGTCTTCGGAGGCTCGCCAGGTGAGAAGTACCGGGAAGTTTTCGAAGCGGTAAAGGAATCCCAGCGTAAGGCTATCTCGGCTGTTAGGGCAGGGGTAAACGCCCGGGATGTCGATGCCGCTGCCAGAGACTATCTCGAGGAGAAAGGATGGGGCAAAAACTTCGTTCACTCGACAGGACACGGAGTTGGGAAAAAAGTTCACGAAAAGCCAAGCCTCTCGCCAGGAAGTGAGGATAAACTCGAGGAAGGAAATGTGGTCACAATCGAACCGGGAGTCTACATCGAAGGAGAGTTCGGTGTGAGGATAGAAGATCTGATGGTTGTGAGGGAGGAAGATTATGAGATACTGGGGCGGTAA
- a CDS encoding winged helix DNA-binding protein, producing MKDHDLEKLFLNKKPVDLLIQLEKHDNRNYASALSTDADVTYSHTVKCLQRMERYGLVEFERKGRKKEIKLTDQGDQIAENLFDLMKAMTGDEETEDEDSVIEDSSL from the coding sequence ATGAAGGATCACGATCTCGAAAAGCTATTTCTGAACAAGAAGCCGGTAGATCTGCTCATACAGCTGGAAAAACACGATAATAGAAACTATGCCTCGGCTCTCTCGACCGACGCTGATGTAACTTACTCTCACACAGTCAAATGTCTCCAGAGAATGGAGCGGTATGGCCTGGTTGAGTTCGAACGCAAGGGCAGGAAAAAGGAGATCAAGCTCACAGATCAAGGCGACCAGATCGCAGAGAATCTCTTCGACCTCATGAAAGCTATGACAGGAGACGAAGAAACCGAGGACGAAGACTCTGTTATAGAAGATTCCTCGCTGTAA
- the radA gene encoding DNA repair and recombination protein RadA, with the protein MAEEDKDLTDLKGVGGKTAEKLQEAGLDDLMSIATLSSGELAEKADVGESSAQKIISSARRQADIGGFQTGKEKYDQRKEMKRILTNCDDLDEILGGGVETQAITEFYGEYGSAKTQLSHQLATNVQLPEGEGGLGKGAIYIDTEDTFIPDRIEQMAEANGQDPEEVLNNIHVARAFNSDHQVLLADEAQDIAQKEDIGLIIVDSLTAQFRSDYVGRGELAPRQQKLNKHMNTLLRIANSHNIAVVVTNQVMSNPDQMFGDPTKAIGGHIVAHNSAVRIYLRKGKKDKRVARLVDSPYMPEAEAVFRIEDAGIVND; encoded by the coding sequence GTGGCTGAAGAAGACAAAGACTTAACTGACTTGAAAGGCGTAGGAGGCAAAACCGCGGAGAAACTACAGGAAGCAGGTCTAGACGACCTGATGTCGATTGCGACACTTAGCTCGGGAGAGCTAGCGGAGAAAGCGGATGTAGGTGAAAGCAGCGCGCAGAAGATAATTTCATCGGCGCGGCGACAGGCCGACATCGGCGGATTCCAGACCGGTAAGGAAAAGTACGATCAGCGCAAGGAGATGAAAAGAATTCTCACAAACTGCGATGATCTAGACGAGATCCTTGGCGGCGGAGTAGAAACCCAGGCAATCACCGAGTTCTACGGAGAGTACGGAAGCGCAAAGACACAGCTTTCCCACCAGCTCGCAACCAACGTCCAGCTACCGGAAGGAGAAGGCGGACTTGGAAAAGGAGCTATCTACATCGATACCGAAGACACATTCATCCCGGACCGTATCGAACAGATGGCAGAAGCCAACGGACAGGACCCTGAAGAAGTACTGAACAACATCCACGTCGCACGGGCATTCAACTCCGACCACCAAGTACTACTGGCGGATGAAGCACAGGACATCGCACAGAAGGAAGACATCGGACTGATCATCGTCGACTCGTTGACAGCACAGTTCAGATCTGATTACGTTGGACGTGGAGAGCTAGCACCAAGACAGCAGAAGCTCAACAAGCACATGAACACACTTTTGCGTATCGCTAACTCCCACAACATCGCAGTGGTCGTAACCAACCAGGTTATGTCCAACCCTGATCAGATGTTTGGAGACCCAACAAAAGCAATCGGAGGGCACATCGTGGCACACAACTCAGCAGTAAGAATATACCTGAGAAAAGGGAAAAAAGACAAAAGAGTCGCACGACTCGTCGACAGCCCTTACATGCCTGAAGCAGAAGCAGTCTTCAGAATCGAGGACGCAGGGATCGTCAACGACTAG
- a CDS encoding carboxypeptidase M32 → MSYENFEDKVKEIHILGDAQGVLSWDQEVMMPEKGIQARSLQNSVLSKVRHQKITSEELESYIEELSEEKLDEDQSAVLREVRRSHERAKKVPESLTEKISKKSSENVESWKKAREEDDFEIFAQSLQEMVELKREYAEHIDPDKEAYKVLFEDYEPYISFERVEQVIDQLKSELPEMLEKLENADKELDTSPLEVELSDEKNMELARKAAELIGFDFEHGRVDTSTHPFTSGNQFDTRITTRFQDDSVAENIAITMHETGHALYNLGVPQEEYGTPLGEPRELSVHESQSRLWENHVGRSKSFWNYFVKEMEEVSGKFEDVEPEECYEAVNSIDFDNKIRTEADELSYHLHIALRFELGRKLINGDIEVEELPGLWNQRMEELLNVEVESASEGVLQDIHWGWGNFGYFPTYTMGTVLAAQLYNTAENELDSLEEGFENGEFKPLLGWLRENIHSEGQRLETDELIENVTGEALTADYFIEYVKEKYGTLYNVEL, encoded by the coding sequence ATGAGTTACGAGAATTTCGAAGACAAAGTAAAGGAAATACACATACTAGGCGACGCTCAAGGAGTCTTAAGCTGGGATCAAGAGGTAATGATGCCGGAAAAAGGCATCCAGGCTCGTTCACTACAGAACTCTGTCCTATCCAAGGTCAGACATCAGAAAATTACCTCCGAAGAGTTAGAGAGCTATATCGAAGAGCTTTCCGAAGAAAAACTGGATGAAGATCAGTCTGCTGTGTTGAGAGAGGTTAGAAGAAGCCATGAACGTGCGAAAAAAGTTCCTGAAAGTCTGACGGAGAAGATCTCGAAGAAAAGCAGTGAAAACGTAGAATCATGGAAGAAAGCGCGTGAAGAAGATGACTTCGAGATTTTCGCACAAAGCTTACAGGAAATGGTTGAGTTAAAACGAGAGTACGCTGAACACATCGATCCGGACAAAGAAGCCTACAAAGTGCTTTTCGAGGATTACGAACCATACATCAGCTTCGAAAGAGTTGAGCAGGTGATCGACCAGTTGAAATCGGAGTTACCGGAGATGCTGGAAAAACTAGAGAACGCAGATAAAGAGCTTGATACCTCACCTCTGGAGGTCGAACTCTCCGATGAGAAAAACATGGAGCTGGCTCGTAAAGCCGCCGAGCTGATAGGCTTTGACTTCGAACACGGACGTGTCGATACCTCGACCCATCCGTTTACCTCCGGAAACCAGTTCGATACACGGATCACAACCCGTTTCCAGGACGATTCAGTCGCGGAAAACATCGCGATCACAATGCATGAGACCGGTCACGCACTTTACAACCTTGGCGTGCCACAGGAAGAGTACGGTACGCCTTTAGGAGAGCCAAGAGAGCTTTCCGTCCACGAATCCCAGTCAAGACTCTGGGAGAACCACGTAGGACGGTCAAAGAGCTTCTGGAACTACTTCGTAAAAGAGATGGAAGAGGTATCCGGGAAGTTCGAGGACGTTGAACCTGAAGAGTGCTATGAAGCGGTCAACTCGATAGATTTCGACAATAAGATAAGGACGGAGGCTGATGAGCTATCCTATCACTTACATATTGCTCTACGTTTTGAACTGGGGCGAAAACTTATCAACGGAGACATAGAGGTCGAAGAGCTGCCCGGTCTCTGGAATCAGCGCATGGAGGAGCTTCTCAACGTCGAAGTAGAATCTGCTTCTGAAGGTGTTTTACAGGATATTCACTGGGGCTGGGGTAACTTCGGATACTTCCCAACCTATACAATGGGAACTGTACTAGCAGCCCAGCTATACAACACTGCGGAAAACGAGTTAGACAGTCTGGAAGAAGGATTTGAAAACGGAGAGTTCAAGCCACTACTCGGCTGGCTGAGAGAAAACATCCACTCCGAGGGTCAAAGACTTGAGACAGATGAACTGATCGAAAACGTCACGGGAGAAGCTCTGACAGCTGATTACTTCATAGAATATGTAAAGGAAAAATATGGGACGCTCTACAACGTAGAGCTTTAG
- a CDS encoding OB-fold nucleic acid binding domain-containing protein produces the protein MKDHYRHALVLSVIGLGLIHLSSTYITPEKAETDEIKPGWIGKKVTVDGTVRNSYRVNDTLFFDLEDSEGAVKVAEFESSSRVNDSQTVEVTGTVKLYEGSMEIIADRVE, from the coding sequence TTGAAAGACCACTACAGACACGCCCTGGTCTTATCAGTAATCGGTCTTGGGCTAATACATCTTTCCTCTACCTATATCACCCCGGAAAAAGCAGAGACAGATGAAATAAAACCGGGCTGGATCGGGAAGAAAGTAACCGTGGATGGAACGGTTCGAAACAGCTACAGAGTTAACGACACGCTGTTCTTCGATCTAGAAGACTCCGAAGGCGCGGTTAAAGTCGCGGAGTTCGAATCCTCGTCCCGTGTAAATGACAGTCAGACCGTAGAGGTCACCGGGACCGTAAAGCTCTATGAAGGCAGTATGGAGATAATCGCCGACAGAGTTGAATAG
- a CDS encoding histone, translated as MEFSTSKMKDLIKSETSKRVSKGAAEELREVLETYAGDISEQAISVAKDDDRKTVRGEDVRNALR; from the coding sequence ATGGAGTTCTCAACATCCAAGATGAAGGATTTAATCAAGTCGGAGACAAGCAAGAGAGTTTCCAAAGGCGCGGCAGAAGAACTGCGTGAAGTACTAGAAACTTACGCCGGAGACATCTCTGAGCAGGCAATCTCGGTCGCAAAAGACGACGACCGGAAGACAGTCAGGGGCGAAGACGTAAGAAACGCTCTCAGGTAA
- a CDS encoding PKD domain-containing protein: MGNTKMLALTALLSLALIAPAASIVAGPGGDPYDCGDCDSAYPTGDDGSDDGSWSGGDTETNDGTDSGGADTSDGSDDGSWSGDDSETNDGTDSSDDDTDSSTETEQDWSGDDSETNDGTDTSSPDSGSEDDGSWSGDDSETNDGTDTSDSDSTDTDEDIGTDDGGSDSTDDTSEEDSTDTSGESDTDDEAGGSSGGGSTGGGSTGGGTGDGDGDSGSGDSGSGDGSTGGGDSGDSNDDPAVSFTFSPSNPEPGQEVTFTADASDSDGSIQSIEWDLDDDGAFDDATGETAKRSFSSEGDYKVTVRATDDDGAENTISDTVMVRADSGSDSDDDDEDDGDSSGGSGGGSVGGGEIIIGSPEPSMNVALSSDTVEYNQPVTVSGSFENVDSPRQVTVYFGGQQVSTLSSADTFSTSFEANIVGENEVRVVSGELEKTMVLNVNPAVRIDGINAQTFLRPSERHEVCVEITAPSSTEVQLYENDELVGTRNTGDVACFTRIAPEDSNSVTYRAVATSGSARDVEEKTISVIPEETGTQPSNTPTGGFFSETSNIALSIAAILLAILAAVGYRKREQLKTYVSGIRA, translated from the coding sequence ATGGGAAATACAAAAATGTTGGCTCTGACAGCACTGCTCTCACTTGCGCTTATAGCGCCAGCGGCATCGATTGTGGCAGGTCCGGGCGGAGATCCATACGACTGCGGGGACTGCGATAGCGCTTACCCTACAGGCGATGACGGTTCGGATGATGGTTCGTGGTCTGGTGGCGATACCGAGACCAATGATGGGACGGATAGTGGTGGAGCTGACACATCTGATGGTTCGGATGATGGTTCGTGGTCTGGTGATGATTCGGAGACTAATGATGGGACTGACAGTTCCGACGACGACACTGACAGTTCAACGGAGACGGAACAAGACTGGTCTGGTGATGATTCGGAGACTAATGATGGGACAGATACTTCTAGCCCTGATTCTGGTTCGGAGGATGATGGTTCGTGGTCTGGTGATGATTCGGAGACTAATGATGGAACGGATACCTCTGATTCCGATTCAACGGATACAGATGAAGACATAGGAACAGATGACGGCGGTTCGGACTCTACAGACGATACTTCTGAGGAAGATAGCACTGACACTTCCGGAGAGTCCGATACTGACGATGAAGCCGGCGGCAGCTCTGGAGGAGGTTCCACTGGCGGCGGATCAACTGGTGGAGGCACCGGTGACGGCGATGGAGATTCTGGTTCCGGCGACTCTGGTTCTGGAGATGGATCGACTGGAGGAGGCGATTCAGGTGATTCCAACGATGATCCGGCTGTAAGCTTTACTTTCAGCCCTTCGAATCCGGAGCCAGGCCAGGAGGTTACGTTCACGGCTGATGCTTCGGACTCGGATGGTTCTATTCAGTCGATTGAATGGGATCTTGACGATGATGGTGCCTTCGACGATGCGACAGGTGAGACCGCTAAGAGAAGCTTTAGCTCTGAAGGTGACTACAAGGTCACTGTCCGTGCTACCGACGATGACGGTGCGGAAAATACAATCTCTGATACAGTCATGGTTAGAGCTGACAGCGGTTCAGATAGCGATGACGACGATGAAGATGACGGTGATTCCAGCGGAGGATCCGGTGGCGGCTCAGTTGGCGGCGGCGAGATTATAATCGGCAGCCCCGAGCCGTCCATGAATGTGGCTCTCTCAAGTGATACGGTTGAGTACAACCAGCCTGTAACTGTCTCAGGTAGCTTCGAGAACGTTGATTCGCCTAGACAGGTAACAGTCTACTTCGGCGGGCAGCAGGTCTCGACACTTAGCTCGGCGGATACTTTTTCAACCAGCTTCGAGGCCAACATTGTTGGAGAAAACGAGGTCCGGGTTGTATCCGGCGAACTAGAAAAGACAATGGTTCTAAATGTCAATCCAGCCGTAAGAATTGACGGAATCAACGCTCAGACATTTCTCCGACCTTCGGAAAGACATGAGGTGTGTGTGGAGATAACAGCTCCATCAAGCACCGAAGTACAGCTTTACGAGAACGATGAACTAGTAGGAACCAGAAACACCGGCGATGTCGCATGTTTCACACGGATCGCACCCGAAGACAGTAACTCAGTTACATACCGAGCTGTAGCAACTTCAGGCTCGGCAAGGGATGTGGAGGAAAAAACTATCTCGGTCATACCTGAGGAAACAGGGACTCAGCCGAGCAACACGCCAACTGGAGGTTTCTTCTCGGAGACGTCCAATATCGCGCTCTCAATAGCCGCCATACTGCTAGCTATCTTAGCAGCAGTCGGCTACAGGAAAAGAGAGCAACTCAAAACTTACGTTTCAGGCATCAGAGCCTGA
- a CDS encoding OB-fold nucleic acid binding domain-containing protein, whose protein sequence is MDVDGLIEKTAEESDLSEDDIKEKVEEKMEEFSGMVSEEGAVHLVAKEHGVQLSEASNDLKIENIVPEMRKVSIKGRVTAVLDPNTFDRDDGEEGKVQNIVIADETGSIRVTLWDEQTQIAEKVNEGDAVKISGCYTVEDNRGNAELRLGDEAQVAMADDDEVPEVETGGSGGDAEKAEIKDIKDENANYITNGIVVAVYTSNPFYRVDPDTGDTVRANDDGDYETDEGEVVDEPETRLAVSAVIDDGTGNTRCVFFREQARKLLDVDEETEKSGKQKKIEASAENALGKEITITGRTRYNDYFGQLEIIVNELDEFDASEEINELLDVLEA, encoded by the coding sequence ATGGACGTTGACGGTTTAATCGAGAAAACAGCGGAGGAATCCGACCTTTCAGAAGACGATATTAAAGAAAAAGTAGAGGAGAAGATGGAAGAGTTCTCCGGAATGGTAAGTGAAGAAGGAGCAGTACACTTAGTAGCTAAAGAACACGGAGTACAGCTAAGCGAAGCCAGCAACGACCTGAAGATCGAAAACATAGTACCTGAGATGCGGAAGGTAAGCATCAAAGGCCGAGTCACCGCAGTACTGGACCCTAACACATTCGACAGAGACGACGGTGAGGAAGGAAAAGTACAGAACATTGTAATCGCAGATGAAACCGGATCAATCCGGGTAACCCTCTGGGATGAACAGACACAGATCGCAGAAAAAGTAAACGAGGGCGATGCCGTAAAGATCAGCGGATGCTACACCGTAGAGGACAACCGCGGGAACGCAGAGCTAAGACTTGGAGACGAAGCTCAAGTAGCCATGGCCGACGACGATGAAGTACCGGAAGTCGAAACCGGTGGAAGCGGCGGAGACGCAGAGAAAGCAGAGATCAAAGACATCAAAGACGAGAACGCAAACTACATAACAAACGGGATCGTAGTCGCAGTATACACTTCAAATCCTTTCTACCGCGTAGATCCTGATACAGGCGATACCGTCAGGGCAAACGACGATGGAGACTACGAAACAGATGAGGGCGAAGTCGTAGACGAACCGGAGACCCGGCTAGCAGTATCAGCGGTAATCGACGACGGCACAGGAAACACCCGATGCGTGTTCTTCAGAGAGCAGGCACGGAAACTTCTGGACGTCGATGAGGAAACCGAAAAGTCCGGCAAACAGAAGAAGATCGAGGCCTCAGCGGAAAACGCTTTAGGCAAGGAAATCACAATCACAGGACGTACACGTTACAACGATTACTTCGGACAGCTCGAGATCATCGTCAACGAATTAGACGAGTTCGATGCCAGCGAAGAGATCAACGAACTGCTGGACGTTCTAGAAGCGTAA
- a CDS encoding PRC-barrel domain-containing protein, whose amino-acid sequence MEKPRGKQLIGKTIVSEEHGKKFGEVDDLSYVADTGELMNLLVRNTTEHIDEVKLQEDKQGRNIVPFSAVRSIGDFVIVSEDDIL is encoded by the coding sequence ATGGAGAAGCCTAGAGGAAAACAGTTGATTGGGAAAACAATAGTTTCTGAAGAACACGGCAAGAAGTTCGGAGAGGTCGACGATCTTTCATACGTCGCCGATACCGGAGAGCTGATGAACCTGCTTGTTAGAAATACTACAGAACACATCGATGAAGTCAAGCTACAGGAAGACAAGCAAGGAAGGAACATAGTGCCTTTCAGCGCAGTAAGAAGCATTGGAGACTTCGTGATCGTAAGCGAAGACGATATACTGTAA